From Afipia carboxidovorans OM5, one genomic window encodes:
- the fabB gene encoding beta-ketoacyl-ACP synthase I, with translation MRRVVVTGMGIVSSIGNNTQEVLASLHEAKPGITRAEEYAKLGFRSQVQGAPTLNPAEFVDRRAMRFLAEGAAWNHVAMDQAIRDSGLEETDVSNERTGIIMGSGGPSARTIVEAADTTRTKGPKRVGPFAVPKAMSSTASATLATWFKIKGVNYSISSACATSNHCIGNAYEMIQYGKQDVMFAGGCEELDWSLSVLFDAMGAMSSKYNDTPSTASRAYDVNRDGFVIAGGAGVVVLEELEHAKARGAKIYGEIVGYGATSDGYDMVAPSGEGAERCMRMALSTVKASIDYINPHATSTPAGDPPEINAIRHVFGVGDKCPPISATKSLTGHSLGATGVQEAIYSLLMMNNGFICESANIQELDPVFADMPIVRKRIDDAKIGAVLSNSFGFGGTNATLVFKRLDA, from the coding sequence ATGCGGCGAGTTGTCGTCACGGGGATGGGGATTGTCTCATCCATCGGAAACAACACTCAGGAAGTTCTGGCGAGCCTTCACGAGGCGAAGCCGGGTATCACGCGTGCCGAGGAATATGCCAAGCTCGGTTTCCGCTCACAGGTGCAAGGCGCGCCGACGCTAAATCCTGCGGAGTTCGTCGATCGCCGGGCCATGCGTTTTCTCGCGGAAGGCGCTGCCTGGAATCACGTCGCGATGGATCAGGCGATCCGCGATTCCGGTCTCGAGGAGACTGATGTCTCCAACGAGCGCACCGGCATCATCATGGGATCGGGCGGGCCTTCGGCGCGCACCATCGTCGAGGCCGCCGACACCACGCGCACCAAGGGGCCGAAGCGCGTGGGCCCGTTTGCGGTGCCCAAGGCGATGTCCTCGACTGCCTCTGCAACGCTTGCGACATGGTTCAAGATCAAGGGCGTGAACTATTCGATCTCGTCGGCGTGTGCGACCTCCAATCATTGCATCGGCAATGCCTATGAGATGATTCAGTACGGCAAGCAGGACGTGATGTTCGCGGGCGGCTGCGAAGAACTCGACTGGTCGCTGTCGGTGCTGTTCGACGCGATGGGTGCGATGTCGTCGAAGTACAACGACACGCCGTCCACGGCCTCGCGCGCTTACGACGTCAACCGCGACGGTTTCGTTATCGCGGGCGGTGCCGGCGTTGTGGTGCTGGAAGAACTGGAGCACGCCAAGGCGCGCGGCGCGAAGATTTACGGCGAGATCGTCGGCTACGGCGCGACCTCCGATGGCTACGACATGGTGGCGCCGTCGGGCGAAGGTGCCGAGCGCTGCATGCGCATGGCGCTCTCCACGGTGAAGGCGTCGATCGATTACATCAACCCGCACGCGACTTCGACGCCGGCGGGCGATCCGCCCGAGATCAATGCGATCCGTCACGTGTTCGGCGTGGGCGACAAGTGCCCGCCGATCTCCGCCACCAAGTCGCTCACCGGCCATTCGCTCGGTGCAACCGGCGTGCAGGAGGCGATCTATTCGCTGCTGATGATGAACAACGGTTTCATCTGTGAGAGCGCCAACATTCAGGAACTCGATCCGGTCTTTGCCGACATGCCGATCGTGCGCAAGCGCATCGACGACGCCAAAATCGGAGCCGTGCTGTCGAACTCCTTCGGGTTCGGCGGCACCAACGCCACACTGGTGTTCAAGCGGCTTGATGCCTGA
- the fabA gene encoding 3-hydroxyacyl-[acyl-carrier-protein] dehydratase FabA produces MRERQNSYEYEDLLACGRGELFGPGNAQLPLPPMLMFDRIVEITETGGEFGKGVIRAELDVKPDLWFFGCHFKGDPVMPGCLGLDALWQMVGFFLGWTGGSGRGRALGLGDLKFSGQVLPHVMRVQYHIDMKRIMRSRLVLGVADGWLSTDGEIIYRATDLKVGLFQQDAAAQAGK; encoded by the coding sequence ATGCGCGAGCGGCAAAACAGCTATGAATACGAGGACTTGCTGGCTTGCGGCCGGGGCGAATTGTTCGGCCCCGGGAATGCCCAGTTACCGTTGCCGCCGATGCTGATGTTCGACCGGATCGTCGAAATTACCGAGACCGGAGGCGAATTCGGCAAGGGAGTTATCCGGGCCGAACTCGATGTTAAGCCGGACCTGTGGTTTTTCGGTTGCCACTTCAAGGGCGACCCCGTGATGCCGGGCTGCCTCGGCCTCGACGCGCTCTGGCAGATGGTCGGCTTCTTCCTCGGCTGGACCGGTGGTTCGGGGCGCGGGCGCGCGCTCGGCCTCGGCGATCTGAAGTTCTCGGGGCAGGTGTTGCCCCATGTGATGCGGGTTCAGTACCACATCGATATGAAGCGCATCATGCGCTCGCGGCTGGTGCTCGGTGTCGCGGATGGCTGGCTTTCGACGGATGGCGAGATTATTTATCGCGCAACCGATCTGAAGGTTGGACTTTTTCAACAGGACGCGGCGGCGCAAGCCGGAAAGTGA